The following are encoded in a window of Halorarum salinum genomic DNA:
- a CDS encoding class I SAM-dependent methyltransferase yields the protein MKGQEWYQADSVAEEYDAKRFSRGGRLIDRREKEAVLEAVAPVEDERVLEIACGTGRFTAMLAERGADIVGLDISDAMLSQGREKARRAGVSDHIEFMRGDAARLPFPDDHFDTVFAMRFFHLADTPAKFLAEMARVSKRRVFFDTFNGTSLRVLYNWALPMGSRLYGHDEVERLLADAGLGLTNDAHDFLLPYGFYRKVPNSIADPCRSTDTKLGATRLGRTLASVSYWTAEVRGDSST from the coding sequence GTGAAGGGGCAGGAGTGGTACCAGGCGGACTCGGTCGCCGAGGAGTACGACGCCAAGCGGTTCTCGCGGGGCGGCAGGCTCATCGACCGCCGGGAGAAGGAGGCGGTGCTGGAGGCCGTCGCGCCCGTCGAGGACGAGCGGGTGCTCGAGATCGCCTGCGGGACCGGCAGGTTCACCGCGATGCTCGCCGAGCGGGGCGCCGACATCGTGGGGCTCGACATCTCCGACGCGATGCTCTCGCAGGGCCGGGAGAAGGCCCGGCGCGCCGGCGTGAGCGACCACATCGAGTTCATGCGCGGCGACGCCGCCCGCCTCCCGTTCCCGGACGACCACTTCGACACCGTGTTCGCGATGCGCTTTTTCCACCTCGCGGACACGCCCGCGAAGTTCCTCGCGGAGATGGCCCGCGTCTCGAAACGGCGGGTGTTCTTCGACACCTTCAACGGGACGTCGCTGCGCGTGCTGTACAACTGGGCGCTCCCGATGGGGTCGCGGCTCTACGGCCACGACGAGGTCGAGCGGCTCCTCGCGGACGCGGGGCTCGGACTCACGAACGACGCCCACGACTTCCTGCTCCCGTACGGCTTCTACCGGAAGGTTCCCAACTCGATCGCGGACCCGTGCCGGAGCACTGACACGAAACTCGGCGCGACCCGGCTGGGTCGGACGCTCGCGTCCGTCTCCTACTGGACGGCCGAGGTCCGTGGCGACTCCTCGACCTGA
- a CDS encoding TRAM domain-containing protein, with protein MNISDELLCLFSAEVRENDDRYVIEVPRREIETGSVAAGDVYRVALISQRADADAGDAGSSGGAKATGSGDGPQPPVEPGEIRYVEIEDLGKQGDGIARVERGYVIIVPGAEVGERVKIEVTEVKSNFAVGEVIEG; from the coding sequence GTGAACATCTCCGACGAACTCCTCTGTCTGTTCAGCGCCGAAGTCCGCGAGAACGACGACCGTTACGTGATCGAAGTGCCGCGCCGCGAGATCGAGACCGGGAGCGTCGCCGCGGGCGACGTGTACCGGGTCGCGCTCATCTCGCAACGGGCCGACGCCGACGCCGGCGACGCCGGGAGTTCCGGCGGCGCGAAGGCGACCGGCTCCGGCGACGGACCGCAGCCGCCGGTCGAACCGGGCGAGATCCGGTACGTCGAGATCGAGGACCTGGGAAAGCAGGGCGACGGCATCGCGCGCGTCGAGCGCGGCTACGTCATCATCGTCCCCGGCGCCGAGGTCGGCGAGCGGGTGAAGATCGAGGTGACCGAGGTGAAGTCGAACTTCGCGGTCGGCGAGGTCATCGAGGGGTAG
- a CDS encoding YkgJ family cysteine cluster protein, with amino-acid sequence MHSLETELARARELDEAELADAVETIGFECTRCGACCKAEADDPHTATVFPDEVRELQGGGDTRESGDVPGDGGVERSSEADYDWRDVARPMPYGLTDGPDGPEGETFEWALQTDACGDCTFYEEGDDGMGACTVHEDRPLVCRTYPFSVALGGTARPMGDAVDEAGMVRAHECEGLGRDITRADAEELAAALKERSVRELEEAIAVRDGYEPATPDPGEVVVHDSEGAKRPDGRPLDAPAGGAPADVPAEGDRSDAPGTTDDRGGAASGGGGADADPGGDGSDRR; translated from the coding sequence GTGCACTCGCTCGAAACCGAACTCGCCCGCGCGCGGGAACTCGACGAGGCCGAACTGGCCGACGCCGTCGAGACCATCGGGTTCGAGTGTACCAGGTGCGGCGCGTGCTGTAAGGCGGAGGCGGACGACCCCCACACCGCGACGGTGTTCCCCGACGAGGTTCGGGAACTGCAGGGGGGCGGCGATACGCGGGAAAGCGGTGACGTTCCGGGGGACGGCGGGGTCGAACGGAGCAGCGAGGCCGACTACGACTGGCGCGACGTCGCCCGCCCGATGCCGTACGGGCTGACGGACGGCCCGGACGGGCCCGAGGGCGAGACGTTCGAGTGGGCGCTCCAGACCGACGCCTGCGGCGACTGTACGTTCTACGAGGAGGGCGACGACGGGATGGGCGCCTGCACGGTCCACGAGGACCGGCCGCTCGTCTGCCGGACGTACCCGTTCAGCGTCGCGCTCGGCGGCACCGCACGGCCGATGGGCGATGCGGTGGACGAGGCCGGTATGGTCCGGGCACACGAGTGCGAGGGGCTCGGCCGCGACATCACTCGCGCCGACGCCGAGGAGCTCGCGGCCGCGCTGAAGGAGCGGTCGGTCCGCGAACTGGAGGAGGCGATCGCGGTCCGGGACGGCTACGAACCCGCGACTCCGGACCCCGGCGAGGTCGTCGTCCACGATTCGGAGGGCGCGAAGCGGCCGGACGGCAGGCCGCTCGACGCGCCGGCGGGCGGAGCACCGGCCGACGTTCCGGCGGAGGGGGACCGGTCGGACGCGCCGGGGACGACGGACGACCGTGGCGGCGCAGCGAGCGGCGGCGGTGGAGCCGACGCGGACCCGGGCGGGGACGGATCCGACCGGCGGTAG
- a CDS encoding DUF7511 domain-containing protein translates to MAGTPEARNRGIDVEPDVPTDLRAVVVRYDGGPDRCTVSPRDVDEAHRLTRWLSVDADVLVPLEAMC, encoded by the coding sequence ATGGCTGGCACGCCAGAGGCCCGCAACCGCGGCATCGACGTCGAACCCGACGTCCCGACCGACCTCCGGGCCGTCGTCGTCCGGTACGACGGGGGTCCGGACCGGTGTACGGTGAGCCCGCGCGACGTCGACGAGGCGCACCGCCTCACCCGCTGGCTCTCCGTCGACGCGGACGTGCTCGTCCCCCTCGAGGCCATGTGCTGA
- a CDS encoding MBL fold metallo-hydrolase — protein sequence MYVDRFSVPVATRAPTGQTNAYLVTGAGSEDAGPESLLVDPAGRTDSLDAAVREKPVAHVAVTHTHPDHVGAVADYAAETGATVWARRCREGRFAEATGVEPDRTFREGDRVGPAVVLATPGHATDHVAFETPLGTLSGDVAVAEGSVVVGAPEGDVRAYLTSLRRLHARDPTALFPGHGPVVDDPRATCERLVAHRLDREAKVLAAVRSGAADVDAVLDAAYDKDLSGVRDLARATVVAHLEKLSRAGRVRYDRGTGRVAPA from the coding sequence ATGTACGTCGACCGGTTCTCCGTCCCCGTCGCCACCCGCGCGCCGACGGGGCAGACGAACGCGTACCTCGTGACCGGCGCCGGCTCGGAGGACGCCGGTCCGGAGAGCCTGCTGGTGGACCCGGCGGGACGGACCGACTCGCTGGACGCGGCGGTCCGGGAAAAGCCCGTGGCCCACGTCGCCGTCACGCACACACACCCCGACCACGTCGGCGCCGTCGCCGACTACGCCGCCGAAACGGGCGCCACCGTCTGGGCCCGCCGGTGTCGGGAAGGTCGGTTCGCCGAGGCGACCGGCGTCGAACCGGACCGCACCTTCCGCGAGGGCGACCGCGTCGGCCCGGCGGTCGTCCTCGCCACGCCGGGTCACGCGACCGACCACGTCGCCTTCGAGACGCCGCTCGGAACCCTCTCCGGCGACGTCGCCGTCGCGGAGGGGAGTGTCGTCGTCGGGGCGCCGGAGGGCGACGTCCGGGCGTACCTCACCTCGCTCCGCCGGTTGCACGCGCGCGACCCGACCGCGCTGTTCCCCGGCCACGGCCCGGTCGTCGACGACCCGCGGGCGACCTGCGAGCGACTCGTCGCCCACCGCCTCGACCGCGAGGCGAAGGTGCTCGCCGCGGTGCGGTCGGGCGCGGCCGACGTGGACGCCGTGCTGGACGCCGCCTACGACAAGGACCTCTCGGGCGTCCGGGACCTCGCCAGGGCGACCGTCGTCGCGCACCTCGAGAAACTGTCACGGGCCGGGCGCGTCCGGTACGACCGCGGGACCGGACGAGTTGCGCCGGCGTAA